The genomic window ATGTTTTACTccaataaatatgaattactTATTCAAGAAGGAACAGCTCCTATTCTAAATGAAAGCACTGcttaaagatttttatattttgtttaaatattcatatttttctattcaagaatatatataaatgtaagtCTATAACAAATCAATacttaattcataaataaacctgataaaagataatacttttttatttttctattttaattatatcctgTTATTTGGGTAACAGTTATGTAGTATTTaccaaatttatataaaattaagaatgTTATTAGctttataatgttttattgaaaataattctggataaaaaatttgttgcaTTATATCAAACTATACATTAACATgcatcatttataaaaaatatcttatttgaaataaatgcaaatatacatgtgtgtgtatatttacatatgtttatatatacatatgttattaatatatattacaaagtaATCCAAAactatttcatattattcttACATTCAgtacaagaaaaacaaatcattAATCTCCTAATTATAAACAgtaaactataaaaaataattaaggaagaataagattataaataacattatatcaattaaacCTATAAactgaattatttaataaatctatttccaaaactttttaataaaattataacaagaataatataattatatgatacactttacaacttacatttcaTGTAAGTATtgtattatgattatgatggctttaatttatataatggaTGAACTAATGTATAAATTCCTACCATGGAAGAGATCAATCCACAGATACCTATAATTCCAGGTGTTAACTTAGTATAGCCTAATGCTGTTAATGGAATAAATAGATCACATCCATTTTTAATAGTATCCATAACAACATCTTTATGGTCTTTGAAACATAATAATGCATCATAATGATTTCCTGATTTACATTTAGATACCATAGAAGTTCTCCTAGATGAATAGAACTTTTCTTGTTCtaaaattttaacaatttcatAGACATCTCTAGctaaatttaatgtaatattcaTTAACCAATATTTGTTAGCAACTTTACTCCACTTTTCTATATCAATACGGAAGATTCCTACACGGCCTATCCAAATAATATGATCTGctaaaagaaacaaagcaTTTGCAATTTTCGATAATGTCAACATAATTCTTACAATTAAATCTGGATATTTCATTGTTGACAAAGCTGAATAAAAGCTATCCAAGCATCTTCCAAAACGTAGTactgtaaaataaaacaaaaggtaAAAGCAATGTAtagatcaataataaaaagtattttgtgCAAAATCAACTACATTTTCTGAAAGAACTAAAAGTATATTCCAAACTACGTAGAACGTCGGAAGATTGTCTTGTGCTGTTTACATTTTGTGCGTAATACCAGCAAGCTCTACTTCCATATTGCAACAATCtgtaagatataattattatatctctttaataaaatgataactatatacattttgattattaatcttatttgtataatttcttattactactttattatatacataaacaaatAAGTAGTAATATTTTACTTACCTGATAATTTTATCTCTGCCTGCTGTTTgctcatttaattttattattatatccatttttgttttttgtttttatatataatatatataaacatatatatatatatatatatatatatatatatatatacacacgtaaaaaattatattaataaaactgaAAGTGAACGTTGATATCTCTATgaacgtttaaataataatctaattcTAAAGAATTCGCCAAACTTTTCTTACTACACACATCGATATAAGTATTGTTAAAGAAATCAAAGTAATTTGCATGACTAATTAAAACTCTTTATCACATTTAAATTCTGTTTATATCATGTTTCTGTCAAGGATCAACGCATAAATAACGAAACATACCaagataaaaatgtacatGCAAATAAATACTTTGACTTTACATGATCAGCGCCATCTTTAATGAAtaggagaaaataatatacattgaataatgtgtatgtacgtaaatgtgttcatatataaacacatgtatataatgattattaaagcaaaatatatcaaatttgttattaaaaaattactaatATCTACCTCATCGTGTGTGTACAATTTAAatattgagaaaataaaaatatattttttatataaatggaCGAacacttcttttatttttaaattaaattttaatatactcatgaaaaaattttcaatcatccagaaaaaaaatgtcttaaATATTGAGGAAGTATTTTTACACACAAATTATGCCTTACTTAATGTTCGTATGACAATTATCAATTTTGTAGTATATCACATGCTGAAATCAAATACTTCagttatttcgtatatatataattattattattattaaaatcgtaaATCTCTTAATGTCATAGTAACGAATATCTTTAGTAAGGCACGATTATgcatgtaaaattaattacaaagaaaCAATTTCACATAAAACAGAGTATTTCAggtaaatacaaataaaaaaatatggataattataattagaagAAATTGACTTAATTTAATGTGAAACTTACAAGCTAACATTAAAAGAAggtataataattgttttattaccATAAGAGGTATTGAACAAACTTTTACATCTAGAtgtgttataaaataaagtgtTTTGAACAGATCACAATACAAtactgtataaaaaaaaaataaacaacactgtcatatatataggatatttTCCATTTATGTTACTTTCAGTCacttaatattaatttgtatcaATAAATGGAAAGTGtccattataatattttagaaagcAGAGAGCTTTGGTTTCTCCTTTAAAAAGTAATGTTAAATGTGTATAAACCATTGCGATATAGTATTAGATAGCATgtacattataaataacaCTAATTTAATTGCATCAAACGAAGTGTATgaagagaatgaagaataaataatacatgcATAGAGACCAAtgttttatgataatttttcttgaattaaataattgtgAATATATTTCACAGCGGATCGCGCTCTTCCCTTGTATTTGAATCCCGGGGTAAGTAAGATAGCATTAACTATAAAAAGTCATTGATcacataaaaaatttgtataaatatcacAGATGAAATACcttggaaaatatttacctgctatataagataaaagaagattattGATTGTATTTCCAAGCCATGCAAAAACCATCAGAAAGATCATAATTGTTCCATAAtactgtaataaaaaatattttacataaacctttttataaattattcatatgaatatatttattgacaAGAACTTACGAAGTTAGGACGACTGTTACGCATAGTAACAATGGATATCCATAAACTTTGTAATTGAAGAATTGCCTCAGATAGATTATgacaaatttcatttaatttcttttctttttgtcctgTCCAACTATCAGCcgtacaaaaaatagaaatgatagTTGGGACAAAGTAATCGACAAGAGCCAATACAAgcaaagataaagatattaatgTGAGTAATGCTGGTTCCAACATCCAAATCATACtaaaatcatgaaaataaaatggcaataaaagagaattattcTTCTGAAAATTATACTAAAAACAAATAGCATGATCTATATAAAGACAGCTAGAAACTTACCAAAATACAGTTGTAGTAAGACCTAGAATCAATGCAGGATACCAAGGTCTTTCCCATAACAAAATAGAGTTTAATGGAAGAACAACTTCGCGCCAGCactccatttttctcttcaacTGCTTCATATGCTTCtcctaaaaagaaaatataaaccGATGAacttggaagaagaaaaagaagtaggagaaaaaatcttttaataatctatGAGATTGTTCAGGCACTTTCAGAGAAGTGCGCGCCCTAAAgggaaaatttcttttgaaagaataaaataatataatatatcgagagaaaaaagcctTACTTTTTCGGAGCTCGCGTTGTCTGGCATCGtgtccaaaaaaagaaagcgagcAGAGagtatgtatttaaatttagTTCTTGTTGAGTTGAAAAAAGGCTGCGTATATACGTTAACAGCGAGAAGAAGACGGCGGAACGCAAAGCACGGCGGTATTTCAagatctaaaagaaaaagatttttctgaTCAGTGACTACGAGACgagaaacgtataaaaaaaaaggtccGTCACATACCGGCTACGATAAGATCAattccttatatttttttttattgttgttgttgttgttgttgatattaatttatatcaagaAAACGATCAAAGAGATATTAAACTCTCACATCAGAGGATGAAAGAGGCTTTTTTTACTTGGCGAAAAAACACGAAAGCGCTCCGAGAGAATCGACTTTTGGTTTCGAGATTATGTACGTGGTTAGAGACTCGCACGCGATTGGCTATCAGTTCAAAATGTTGCTTATTGCAGGCGATGCCGTGCTGCTGGTGCTGTGACGTTAAAGATATTCCTGTGTTCTATCTGAAATACGCGCGACTAAAACGCATTTAGTCGAAAAttataggaaaaaataataaaaaaatttacaacagGATATGGCTGCTGTGAGTTCAGTGAGTATCTAATTGTTTTTCCTTCATAAAAAAGTTTCTATCGTCTGACAGAGGCTTTGTTTACCTTCTGGATCGTACCTACCGTATATACTCGTTAGAATGACACTTCGCCGCGAAAAATAgataacgttttttttttatttgtttctttctttcttatttatatatatatatttttctttttccctcatAGATATCAAATGTTGAGAATCTCTCGCCACAAATAATACGCCGTGTGGCAAAAGAAATGACCGAGCTAACGACTCAACCACCCGAGGGCATACGCGTTATTTTGAACGAGGAAGATGTCACAGACATTCAAGCTATCATCGAGGGTCCTTGTGAGttcaatattgttttattacaaCCAATGGAACAATCATAGAGATTGTACGATtacattttctaaaaaaaagatacgctTTTATACGACCATAACCTTGCTTGAATGTCATTTTTATGCAAttctatattttgtatattctcTGTATCATTCAagataaatttgaattttagTCTGATTGATCAGATAAAGAAggatgaataaattttatccgttttaaaagatagaaagaacaagtACAAATGTGATAGCGATtagataatacataataataaaaaaattctaccattactttttctttaggTAACTTTGGAATTAGCGAAATGTTCAATAATCTTTCTATATTCTAGCTGGAACACCGTATGCCGGTGGGTTTTTCAGAGTTAAATTAGCTCTTGGTAAAGATTTCCCTCAAGGACCACCAAAAGCATTTTTccttacaaaaatttttcaccCTAATGTTGcgaaaaatggagaaatatGTGTTAATACGTTGAAGAAGGACTGGAAATCAGACCTCGGAATTCAACATATATTATTGGTAAaataatgtatctatatagaaatgatatattagtattataattcaataaattaatattagtaaactgtttgaattttaattttctttatagacAGTAAAATGTTTATTGATAGTGCCAAATGCTGAATCTGCATTGAATGAAGAGGCtggtaaattattattagagaGGTATGATGATTATTCTGAAAGAGCAAAGATGATGACAGAAATACATGCACAGGTAAAATgctattgtaataattataaactactatattgtattttttgtaGATTTACCTTAAAGACTTGTAATAGTAATCATAGTAATACTTCTAGGGCGGTGGAAAAGGCAGTAAAGCAGGTCTGGAAAGCTGCACTTCCTCTGAAGTCGGAGGGCCCCTGCCAAAAAAGCACGCAGGTGATAAAAAACTAACagccgaaaagaaaaagatgttgaaagataaaaaaagaacgcttaaaagattataagagaaaatcaGTCTccccttttatcttttttataatttaaaaacacTGGTGTGCTAAAGATGCCTCGTATTGtacacaattattattattgcatagtaaaaaat from Vespula vulgaris chromosome 13, iyVesVulg1.1, whole genome shotgun sequence includes these protein-coding regions:
- the LOC127068601 gene encoding ubiquitin-conjugating enzyme E2 S; the encoded protein is MAAVSSISNVENLSPQIIRRVAKEMTELTTQPPEGIRVILNEEDVTDIQAIIEGPSGTPYAGGFFRVKLALGKDFPQGPPKAFFLTKIFHPNVAKNGEICVNTLKKDWKSDLGIQHILLTVKCLLIVPNAESALNEEAGKLLLERYDDYSERAKMMTEIHAQGGGKGSKAGLESCTSSEVGGPLPKKHAGDKKLTAEKKKMLKDKKRTLKRL
- the LOC127068603 gene encoding ADP-ribosylation factor-like protein 6-interacting protein 1; protein product: MPDNASSEKEKHMKQLKRKMECWREVVLPLNSILLWERPWYPALILGLTTTVFCMIWMLEPALLTLISLSLLVLALVDYFVPTIISIFCTADSWTGQKEKKLNEICHNLSEAILQLQSLWISIVTMRNSRPNFYYGTIMIFLMVFAWLGNTINNLLLSYIAVNAILLTPGFKYKGRARSAVKYIHNYLIQEKLS
- the LOC127068600 gene encoding peroxisomal membrane protein 11B; its protein translation is MDIIIKLNEQTAGRDKIIRLLQYGSRACWYYAQNVNSTRQSSDVLRSLEYTFSSFRKLLRFGRCLDSFYSALSTMKYPDLIVRIMLTLSKIANALFLLADHIIWIGRVGIFRIDIEKWSKVANKYWLMNITLNLARDVYEIVKILEQEKFYSSRRTSMVSKCKSGNHYDALLCFKDHKDVVMDTIKNGCDLFIPLTALGYTKLTPGIIGICGLISSMVGIYTLVHPLYKLKPS